Within Saccharomonospora cyanea NA-134, the genomic segment GCCATGCGCTACGGCCGCGTGATCCTCATGGCCGACGCCGACGTCGACGGGTCGCACATCCGGACGCTGTTGATCACGCTGTTCGCGCGGTACATGCGTCCGGTGATCTCCGAGGGCAGGCTGTACGCGGCCATGCCACCGCTGCACAAGATCACCACGAAGGGCCGCAACCCGGAGACCTTCTACACCTACACCGAGCGCGAGATGGAGGCGAAGGTCGCCGAACTGGAGCGGGCGGGCAGGCAGGTCGTCAAACCGGTTCCCCGGTTCAAGGGCCTCGGTGAGATGGACGCCGAAGAGCTGTGGGAGACCACGATGAACCCGGCCACGCGCTCGGTGCGCCGCATCACCCTGGACGACGCCGACGCCGCCGAGGCCGCACTGGAACTGCTCATGGGCGAGAAGGTCGAACCCCGCCGCAGGTGGCTCATCACCTCGGCCGAGCGGGTCGACCAGGCCGCGATCGACATCTGACGAAGACAGGAAGCGACGACTAAGTCATGGCACGGCGCAAGAACCCGACCACCCGCGTCGACCCATCGGCCTTCGACCAGGCGGGCGCGCGGGTCTTCGACAACCCGGTGAAGACCGAGATCGAGGACTCGTACCTGGAGTACGCGTACTCGGTCATCCACTCCCGCGCGCTGCCCGACGCGCGCGACGGCCTCAAGCCGGTACACCGCCGCATCCTCTACTCGATGCACGAGAACGGTTACCGGCCCAACCACGCGTACGTGAAGTCGTCGCGCGTGGTCGGCGACGTGATGGGCCGCTACCACCCGCACGGCGACACGGCCATCTACGACGCCATGGTGCGGCTCGCGCAGGACTTCTCGATGAACGTGCCGCTCGTGGACGGGCACGGCAACTTCGGAAGCCCGGACGACGGCCCGGCCGCCTCGCGTTACACCGAAGCCCGCATGTCGCCCGAGGCCATGCTGCTCGTCGGTGAGCTGGGCGAGGACACCGTCGACTTCCGGGCGAACTACGACGGATCGCTGACCGAGCCGTCGGTGCTGCCCGCCGCCTTCCCGAACCTGCTGGTCAACGGCACGTCCGGCATCGCGGTCGGCATGGCCACCAACATGATCCCGCACAACCTCGGCGAGGTCGTGGCCGCCGCGCGGTGGCTCATCAACCATCCGAACGCCTCGCTGGACAAGCTCATGGAGTTCGTCCCCGGTCCCGACCTGCCCACGGGTGGGCAACTGCTGGGGCTCGACCAGGTACGCAAGGCGTACGAGACCGGGCGGGGCGTCGTGCGGATGCGTGCGAAGGTCACCACCGGCCCCCTCGAGGGCAGCCGCAGGCAGGGCATCACCGTCACCGAACTGCCCTACGGGGTCGGTCCGGAGAAGGTGATCGAACGCATCACCGACGAGGTCAACAAGACCAAGCGACTCACCGGCATCGCCGACGTCAAGGACCTCACCGACCGCGAGAACGGCACGAAGCTCGTGATCGAGTGCAAGGTCGGCGTCAACCCGCAGGCCCTGCTCGCCGACCTCTACCGGCTCACGCCGCTGGAGCAGTCCTTCGGCATCAACAACCTCGTGCTGGTCGACGGCCAGCCGCGCACGCTCGGGCTCAAGGAACTCCTCGAGGTCTTCCTCTCCCACCGGTACGAGGTCGTCACGCGGCGCACGCGCTACCGCCGCCGCAAGCGCGAGGAGCGCCTGCACCTGGTGGAGGGCCTGCTCGTCGCGCTGCTCGACATCGACAAGGTCATCAAGCTGATCCGGGGCAGTGAGAACGCGCAGGCCGCCAAGGACGGCCTCATGAAGCGGTTCAAGCTCTCCGAGATCCAGGCCACCTACATCCTCGACACGCCGCTGCGCAGGCTCACCAAGTACGACAAGCTCGAACTGGAGTCCGAACAGGACAGGTTGCGCGAGGAGATCGCGGAGCTGACGGCGATCCTCGACGACGAGAAGGTGCTCAAGCGGGTCGTTTCGAAGGAACTCGCCGCGGTGGCCAAGGAGTTCTCCAGCCCGCGTCGCACGTCGCTGGTCGACGGCGACCTCAAGGAGGTGCTGGAGGCGTCCAAGCCCGCGGGCCCGCTCGAAGTGGCCGACGACCCGTGCCAGGTGATCCTGTCGGCCACCGGGCTCGTCGCCAGAACGGCGGCCGAGTCGGAGGAGGCCGTCGAGGGCCGCAGGCGCAGCGGCCGGGCGAGGCACGACGTGATCTCCGCGATGGTGCACACCACGGCCCGGGGACAGGTGCTGCTGGTGACCAACCGCGGCCGGGCGTTCAAGACCGACGTGTTGCCGCTTCCCGTGCTGCCGCAGTCGTCCGGCACCGTGTCTCTGCGCGGGGGGATGACCGTGCGCGAACTCGTGCCCCTGGAAGGTGACGAGAAGGTGGTGGGACTCGCGCCGCTCGGCGAGCAGGCGGAGGGTTCGCCGGGCCTCGCCCTCGGCACCCGGCAGGGTGTGGTGAAGGTCTGCGCGCCCGACTGGCCGGTGCGCGCCGACGAGTTCGACGTCATCAGCCTCAAGGACGGTGACGAGATCGTCGGCGCCACGTGGCTCACCGACGGAAACGAGACGCTCGCGTTCGTGTCGTCCCAGGCGGCGCTGCTGAGGTACGAAGCTTCGCTCGTGCGGCCCCAGGGGTTGCGTGGCGGTGGCGTCGCCGGCATCAACCTGGGCAAGGACGCCGAAGTGGTGTTCTTCGGCGCCGTGCGCACTGATGACACCGAGCACGGCGAACCCATGGTGGTGACGGCCACCGGTGAGACGGTGAAGGTCACGCCGTTCGCGGAGTACCCCACCAAGGGACGGGCGACCGGCGGGGTGCGCGCACACCGCTTCCTCAAGGGAGAGAGGCAACTCGTGCTCGCGTGGATCGGACCCCGGCCCGTGGGGTCGTCGAAGAGGGGCGAGGCCGTCGAGCTGCCCGAAGTGGACCTGAGGCGGGACGGCTCCGGAGCCGCACACCCCGGACCGGACGTGGTGGGCCGTCAGATCGAACGGCCCTGACGGTGTCCGGGCTGTCCGGACGGGCCGATCACGCCCGCCCGGACAGCCACGCCGGGTGGTCCGACCACGCCGCCAGCTCCCGCCGACTCTCGAAGCGGCGACGTTCTCCCGTGACCGGGTCGTCGAACTCCAGCGCTCTGGCGAGGAGCTGGAGCGGCCGGGTGAAGTCGTCGGGGGCGGTTTCACGGACCTCGGGATAGAAGGTGTCGCCGAGGATCGGCACACCCAGGCTCGTCATGTGCACTCGGAGCTGGTGGGTGCGGCCGGTGGTGGGCAGCAGCCGGTACCGGCCGAGACCGTCGGCGTGGTCGAGCAGTTCCACGTGCGTCTCGGCGTTGGGTGGTCCCGGCACCTCCTTGGCGGTGAGCACGCCACGCTTCTTGACGATGTGGCTGCGCACCGTGCGCGGCAGCTCCAGACTCGGGTCGTACGGCGCGACCGCCTCGTACTCCTTGCGCACCAGCCGTCGCTGGAAGAGCTGCTGGTACGGCGCGCGCAGCTCTCGCCGGGTCACGAACAGCAGCAGGCCTGCGGTGACGCGGTCGAGCCGGTGCACCGGAGCGAGATCCCGGAATCCGAGGGCGTGGCGCAGGCGCACCAGCGCCGTCTGCCGCACGTGACCGCCGCGCGGGGTGGTGGCGAGGAAGTGCGGTTTGTCGGCCACGACGATGTCGTCGTCGGAGTACACGACCTCGATCTCGAACGGAACCGGCACCTCGTCGGGCAGCTCACGGTGGAACCAGACGAGCGTGTTCGGCAGGAACTTCGCGTCCGGTGCGATCGGCCCGTCGAGTGTGACGAAACGCTCCTGCCGGAGCATCTCGTCGATGCGTTCGGGCGGCAGTCGGTTCAGTTTGCGCACCAGGTAGTCGCGCACCGTCTCCCACGGCCCCTGCGCGGGAAGCCGGATGCGGGCGGCGTCGAGCCCGTCGCGCTGCGGCAGGGGAGAAGGCGGTCTGCGCGCACGTCTCATGGCCCGCACTGTAGCCGGGTGCCGCCCCGACACCCTCGTGCCCACAGGTCACGGGCACGGACCGCGGCGTCTCGTCGGGACGGCAGCTGGCTGCTCTCAGCGTCGGTTCATCCAGTGGTACTGCATGCGCACCTCGGCGGGCGACAGCGCCCGGTCGAAGAACATGAGACCGTCGAACCGGCAGTCACACGGATTGCGCTCCGCGTTGTTCTGGGGGAAGCTCCCTCCGATCTTGATACCGCGCGGTGCGGCGTCCGACGTCCGGTCGGGCTCCGGGGCACCCTCGGTGTCCCACGGGTCGTCGTCGCGGGTGTAGAACCCCGGCAGCGGACGTCCGTTGCGGTAGAGTGCCATCGTCCCGTCGTCGAAGTCGAACGTCGCGGTCAGGAACACCCACTCGTTCCGGGGCAGCAGACTCCGCCAGTCCTGCGACGCGGCGAACGTCTGCGACTCCCCGCCGTCGACCCGGCGGCCCAGAGCGACGAGCCGCAGCTCGCCGTCCACCTGGATGAGCTCCAGGAGGGCCCGGACCCCGTGGCCGTCCGAGTCCCCCGAGAGCACACCGGCCAGGCCCACGGCGTTGTAGCGGTCGCCCTCCTCGGGCGTCGTCGAGTTCGGGGCAGGGAGGTCTCCGGTCACCTTCACCCAGCCCGAGACCGTGGCTTCGGTGGCCCCGCTGAAGGCGCGGAGGCTCTCGACACCGTCCGCGTCGAACACCCCGGCCTTCCAGTCGTCGTTGCCCGCCTCGGTGGGGGAGACCTGCCGGGTCTGGAGAGAGCGGCGGCTACCCGGGTGCGCGCCGTCGCGGACCCGCATGTCGGCACCACCGTTGACCAGTTCCAACGTCGTGCCCGAGCGACCGAGGTCGACCTCCGTCGCGGCGTCGCCGGGCGTCGGGTGCTCGAAGTCGTAGTGAGCCACGAGCGCCGTTCGCAGTGGAGGGAACACGGCTTCCGAGCCGGGACCGCCACCGGGAACCGCCTGAGCGATTCCCGGCAGGACGGAGGCGGCGCCCAACGCGACGGTCAGCGCGAGCGCGCCGCGCTTGGGGGTTCTCACGGCCTCCTCCACTGTGCCCCGGTCACCTTCCAGACCGTGCCGTTGGCCTTCGAGAGGATGTAGAGCTCCCCCTCGGCATCCGTGCCGAACCGCAGGTCCACCCGCTCGTCACCGGCCAGGTCCTGCATCGTCAGCACGTCACCGTCGGTGTCGTAGATGCGCATCGAGTAGAGCGTGGCGAGGTCCGTGTGGTCCTTCACGCCCCGGCGCATCTGGTGCGCGTCCGTGTAGAACAGCCGGCCGTCGACGCCGTCACCGAACAGGTACTTGCCCCGCAGCAGCCGCACGTCGTCACCGCGGTAGACGAAGCCGCCGATCACCGCACGGCCCACGTCGCTGCAGTAGCCCGCCGGCGCGTCGTGGTCGTACGCCGCGACGGGGTAGGTGTAGCCGTGGCGACGGTCGTCCGGCGGCAACGGGTAGACCGCGCACCCCTCGGAGTCCCACTTGTAGACGAACGGCCCCTCGCGGTCGCTCCAGCCGAAGTTGTCGCCCCTGCGCACCTCGTAGATCGACTCGACCTGGTGCTGCCCGATGCTGCCCAGGTACATCTTGCCGGTGCGGGTGTCCCAGCTGAACCGGTGTGGGTCGCGCAGGCCGTAGGCGTAGATCTCGCCCAACGCGTCGTCGCGGCCGACGAACGGGTTCGATCTCGGGATGCCGTACTCGCCGTTCGCGCTGCCCTCGCCCAGCGGGTCGATGCGCAGGATCTTGCCCGCCGGCACGGAGAGGTCCTGTGGGACGTCGCTGTAGACGCCCGCGCCGCCGTCGCCCGCGGCGATGTAGAGCAGCCCGTAGTCCGGGTCGCCGGGCTCGGCGGTGGGGTTGAAGTCGATCTGCTGGATCGCGTGGATGAACGTGGGGAAGGACAGGCGCAGGATCTCGCGTTGGGTGCCGCTGAACGTGTTGGCGGACGGGTCGTCGGCCGTCCACTCGGTGACGACGCTCTGCACCACGGATTCGTGCCGGTTCGGCAGGTCCGGCTCCTCGTCGGTCAGTGCGTCACGGGCTTCGGTGTGGACGGTGTAGACCTTGCCGTTTTCCTCGAAGTCCGGGTGGAACGTGATGAAGCCAGCCCCGCTGCCCATGCCCCGGCTCGCCCAGAACTCCGGGGCGAACTCGGCCTTGAGGTCGAGGTACTCGTGGATCTCTCCGTCGTCGATCACGTACATCGGACCGTTGAGGTCGGGCACGTAGAACCGGCCGGAGCCGTCGGGGATCTCGCCGAGGTAGTTGATCCGGGCCCAGCGCTGGATGCGCGGATCGGTCGGGGGAACCTCCGGCTCCGACTCCGGGAGGGTGAACAGCTTCTCGACCGTGATGCCCAGGCCGGAGACCTTCGCGTCGGGCAGGGGGTCGGCGATCGGTTCGTCGGTCTGCGCGCTCGCCTGTGGCAGGAGGACTGCCGTGAGAAGGGCGGCCGCAGAGGTGGCGGTCAGGGTTCGTCGTCCGAGCTTCGGCATTCGCTCACCTCGCTGTGATGGCGGTGTGAAAGCGCTTTCACGCGTGCACGACTGCACAGAGTACCGGTGTGATCGCGGACAGGGCAAGATCCGGAGAAGTCCGGAACAGGCCGTGTCCGCGGTTCTTGTACGCGTGTTTGCAGTCCGTGTCGGTGTGTCCGTCGTTCATGAACCGGCACGGCGGGCCGCGTCGGGCCCTGTGCCCGGGTTCGGCGGCGGAAGCGGCTGTTCGCTGCGGTGACGTGCGAGAAGTGCGGACACGCGTGCGCAGCCCGCGGACACGGCGTCAGGGGGACGGCGGGCGTTGTTCCGCCAGGTCGAGGACCCGGCGGGCCGTGTCGTGGTCGGTGACGAGCGTGGTCACGGTACCCGAGCGCAGGACGGCGTCGACGGCCTCGGCCTTGGGGATGGTGTAGCCGAGGGCGATCACCTCCGGAACTCGCCGGAGTTCTTCGTGGCTGATGGCCAGGACGTGGTGCGAGAGTCCGGTGTCGAGCGCGTTGCCGTCGGCGTCGAACAGGCGCGCCGCCACCTCCGCCGTCGCGCCCCGGCGGGTGATGGAGTCGCGCTCGGCCTGTGACAGTGCGTCGTACACAGTGGACTCACCTTCGCGCCACGCGCCGATGCTCACCACTGCCTTGGTGAGGTCGCGATAGCGGCGGAACGTCTCGACGATGCCCGGTTGCCTGCGCAGGATGTCGGTGGTGCGCCGGTCGGGCAGTACGAGCGGCGCGTAGATGGGGTACGCCTCGCCGCCTGACACACCCGCGAGCCGGGACACCGTCTCCACCGACCGGTCGCGCCGGTCCATTCCCGCCTGCACCCCGCACAGTTGGACGATCGGGCAGCGTGGCAGCGTGCGGATGTGCTCGGTCATGACGTTCACCGAACGCGCCCAGGACAGGCCGATGACGTCGTCGACGGTGGCGATGTCCGACAGCAACCGCGCGGCGAGCGCGCCGATGCGCTGGCGGAGTTCTGGGCGCGACTCGGCTTTCTCCGCTCGTTCGAGTACGAAGGCGTTGCGGAGCCCGTACGCGGCACGCAGTTCTTCGGACAGCCCGACCTCGACGGGTTCCGGCAGTGAGAACTCGATCCTTACGAGGCCTGTTTCCAGGGCTTTGTCGAGGAGTCGGGCGACCTTGAACCGGCTCATGCCCATGTCCTTCGCGATGTCCAGTTTCGATTCGCCCCGGACGTAGAAGCGGTGGGCGATGGTTGCGGTCTCGACGGTGTCGAGTAACGACCAGGAACGGTTCCGTGCGCTCACATGAGCACTATAGCGGCGGTTTTCGTCCCGATGTTGACGAGAATGGCTGCGGGATCGTTCAATGCCTGCACATCTGAGACAAGACGTGGCTTCACATGCTCGTATGAGCGCGAGAAAGGTGGGCTTGTATGCGTGCCGCTGTCGTGGACCAACCCGGAACCATCAGGGTCGGGGACGTGCCGGACCCGAAGCCCGGGCCACGGGACGTGGTGGTGAAGGTGGGTGCGTGCGGCATCTGCGGCACCGACGTGCACATCGCCGACGGCCACTTCCCGCCGACGCCCTATCCCATCGTGCCGGGGCACGAGTTCGCGGGCGAGATCGTGGAGCTGGGCCCGGACGTGCCCGGCGGTTGGGCGGTCGGCGACCGGGTGGCCGTCGACCCCTCGCTGTTCTGCGGCCACTGCGGCCCCTGCCGGGCCGGACACGGCAACCTCTGCGCCAACTGGGGAGCCACGGGCGACACCGTCGACGGGGCGTTCGCCGAGTACGTCGCCGTGCCCGCGGCCACCTGCTACCGCATGCCCGACGACATGACCTACGCGCAGGGCGCCCTCGTGGAGCCGGTCTCCTGCGCCGTCCACGGCGTCCGGCGGATCGGTGTGGAGGCGGGGGAGCGGTTCCTCGTCATGGGCGCGGGCACGATGGGCCTGATCATGCAGCAACTGCTGCAGCGTGCGGGCGCCCACGTCACCGTGGTCGACCGCAACACGGACCGGCTGCTGAGGGCGAAGTCCCTGGGCGCCGCCGCCGTCGCGGGCGACGCGGCGGAGCTGGACGGCGAGACGTTCGACGCGGCGGTGGACTGCACCGGCGTGGTCCCCGCGATCGAGGCGGCGTTCGACAGGCTGCGCAGGGGTGGGCGGCTGCTGGTGTTCGGGGTCGCGCCGGAGGCGGACCGCGTGTCGCTGTCACCGTTCCGCATCTACAACGACGAGATCACCGTCGTGGGATCGATGGCGGTGCTGCACAGCTACGGTGCGGCGCTCGATCTCGTCGCGAGCGGCGCCGTCGACACCGACGCTCTGGTGACGCACTCGTTGCCGCTGGAGCGGTTCGCCGACGCGCTCGATCTCATGCGCGGCGGTACGGGACTGAAGATCCAGGTCGTTCCGGGAGGAGAGTGAGCGATGCTGCGAGCACCGGGCGGACGTCGACGGCGCCGCGTGCCCCTGCTCCTGCTGGCCGTGCTGCTCACCGTCACCGGGTGCGCGGGGGCGGGCGCGCTCGGGGCCGGCGGGCGGTCTCTCGTCATCGCCATCGTGGCCAACCCGCAGATGAACGACGCCATCGCGTTGTCCGACCGCTTCGAGCGCGAACACGGTGTCGAGCTGAAGTTCGTGTCGCTGCCGGAGAACCAGGCGAGGGCGAAGATCACGGCGTCGACCGCCACACAGGGCGGCGAGTTCGACATCGTGATGATCAGTAACTACGAGACGCCGCAGTGGGCGGCCAACGGCTGGCTCACCGACCTGGGCCCGTACCTGGAGGCGAACCCGGACTACGACGCCGACGACTTCATTCCCAGCATCCGCGACTCGCTGTCGTACGAGGGATCGATGTACGCGGTGCCGTTCTACGGCGAGTCGTCGTTCCTCGCCTACCGCAAGGACCTCTTCGCCGCCGCCGGGCTCACGATGCCGGAGCGCCCGACGTGGGAGCAGATCGCCGAGTTCGCCGCGGTGCTGGACGACGACGAGGCGGGCATCGCCGGGATCTGCCTGCGTGGCAAGCCCGGGTGGGGCGAGAGCCTCGCACCGCTCACCACGGTGGTGAACACCTTCGGCGGGCGGTGGTTCGACGAGAACTGGAACGCGCAACTGACGTCGCCGGAGTTCCGTGCGGCTACGCAGTTCTACGTCGACCTGGTGCGGGAGCACGGTGAGGTGGGCGCGTCCAGCGCGGGGTTCTCCGAGTGCGGGACGCGGTACACGCAGGGGCAGGCGGCGATGTGGTACGACGCGACGGTCATGGCGGGCACCAACGAGGACCCGGCCAGCAGCAAGGTCGTCGGCAAGTCCGGCTACGCTCCCGCTCCGGTCGCCGACACGGAGGCGAGCGGCTGGCTCTACACGTGGGCGCTGGCGATTCCGGCGAGCACGGAGAACGCCGACCTCGCCTGGGAGTTCCTGAGCTGGATGACCGACAAGGACTACGTGCGCCTGGTCGGTGAGGAGCTCGGGTGGAACCGTGTGCCACCGGGATGCCGTCAGTCGACGTACGACATTCCCGAGTACCGGCAGGCCGCGAGCGCCTACGCCGACGCGACGCTCGACGGTATCCGCCACGCCAACCAGGACGACACCATGACGCGTCCCGTGCCCTACGACGGCATCCAGTTCGTCGGCATCCCGGAGTTCCAGGACCTGGGCACCAGGGTGAGTCAGCAGATCTCCGCCGCCATCGCCGGGCAGCAGACCGTCGACGAGGCGTTGCGGCAGTCCCAGTCCTATGCCGAGACCGTCGGCGAGTCGTACCGGGAGACCCGATGACGACGACACTGGCAGAGAAGACCACCACCCCGCCGCCGACACCGGGACGGCCACGGCGCAGGGAGAACCCGTGGAAGCGCCGGGCGCCGCTGCTGCCCGCGCTCGTGTTCACCATCGCGGTGACGCAGGTGCCGTTCCTGCTGACCGTGATCTACTCGTTCCAGTCGTGGAACCTGGTGCGGCCGGGCTCGCAGCACTTCGTGGGGTTCGACAACTACGTCGACGTGCTGACCGACAGCCAGTTCCGGGGCGCGATGCTCAACACGCTGCTGCTGACGGTGGTGTGCGTGTTCGTGTCGATGTTGCTGGGCCTCGGTCTGGCCCTGCTGCTCGACAGGGCGTTCCCGGGCAGGGCGATAGTACGGACGCTGATCATCACGCCGTTCCTCATCCTTCCCGCGGCGGGCGCGCTGCTGTGGAAGACCACGATGTTCGACCCGACGTACGGGCTGGTGAACTTCGTGTTCGGCGCGGAGGTCGACTGGCTGTCGGAGTTCCCGTTGGCGTCGGTGATGGCGCAGATCGTGTGGCAGTGGACGCCGTTCATGACGCTGCTGATCCTCGCCGGTCTCCAGGCACAGTCGAAGGAGGTGCTGGAGGCGGCGCAGATGGACGGCGCGGGACGGTGGCGCACCTTCGCTTCGGTGACGCTGCCGCAGCTCGCCAGATACCTGCAACTGGCGGCGTTGCTCGGTGCGATCTACATCGTCAACTCGTTCGACGCGATCTACCTCATGACCCAGGGTGGCCCCGGCACGGCGAGCACCAACCTGCCGTTCTACATCTACCAACGGGCCTTCGAGGGCTTCGACATCGGCCAGTCGTCGGCGATGGGTGTCATCGTGGTGGTGCTGACCCTGGTGGTCGCCACGTTCGCCCTGCGCCTGATGTTCCGGTCGTTCGACGTGAGCGGAGGCGTGAAGTGAAGCTTTCTCGCGCGTCGCTGACCGCGTTCACGTGGCTGGTGGCGATCCTGTTCGTGTTCCCCGTGGTGTGGATGGTGGTGACGGCGTTCAAGCGGGAGGCCGACGCCTACACCGACCCGCCGTCGGTGGTGTTCACGCCGACCTGGGAACAGTTCGCCGGGGTCGTCGAGCGCGGCTTCCTGCCGTATCTCGCCAACTCGGCGTTCGTGACGGTGCTCTCGACGGTGTTCGTGCTCCTGCTCGGCATTCCCGCCGCGTACGCGCTGTCGCTCGCGCCGATCAAGCGAACCGAGAACGTGCTCGGGTTCTTCCTGTCGACGAAGATGCTGCCGATCGTGGCCGCGATCATTCCGCTCTACGTCATCTCGCAGAACGTGCGGTTGCTCGACCACGTGTGGGCGCTCGTCATCCTCTACACCGCGATGAACCTGCCGCTGGCGGTGTGGATGATGCGGTCGTTCCTGCTGGAGGTGCCCAAGGAGATGATCGAGGCGGCGAGGATCGACGGGGCCTCGTTGCCGACGTTGCTGCGCCGCGTGGTGCTCCCCGTGGTGGCGCCCGGCATCGCGGCGACGGCACTGATCTGCGTGATCTTCGCGTGGACGGAGTTCTTCTACGCGATCAACCTCACGGCCGCCCGCGCGGGCACGGTGCCGGTGTTCCTGTCGGGCTTCATCACGAGTGAGGGCCTGTACTGGGCGCAGCTGTCCGCCGCCGCGCTGCTCGCCTCCCTGCCGGTGATGATCATCGGTTGGATCGCGCAGAAGCACCTGGTCCGGGGCCTGTCGATGGGCGCGGTGAAGTAGGAGCGAAGGTGCGGAACCTCGGCCGACCTCGGTGTGGAGGGTTGATCGCGCCGAGGTCCGGGAATCCGGTGGGCGTCGCCGTGGTCGCGTCGAGCAACGGGAGGTGAGCGGCCGTGCGCGGAATCGTCGTGGTGGTACTCGCGCTCACGGCCGTGGGCCTCGCCGGATGCTCCGAGGATGGCGGGCCGGAAGGGCCGTCCCCGGATCGCCCGCCCGCGACCACACCCGAGCAGCCGGCTCCCGAAGCCCCGGAGGGTGCCGAGGTGACACTGCGCGGCACCGTCACGCGCGGGGTGGAGCCGAACTGCCTGGTGCTGGCGACCGGCGGGCGGGAGTACCTGCTGCTGGAGGCCGGGCCCGACGTGCGGCCGGGTGTGGAGATCGCCGTGCGTGGCACGTTGCGGCCCGAAATGGCCACCACCTGTATGCAGGGGACGCCGCTCGTCGTCGATGACGCCGACCTCGTCGAAGGAGGCTCAACGTGACTCGGCACCAGCTCCGCAGGAGGGCCGCACCGCCGGAGGAGCCCGTCCACCCGCTCGCACCGGAGGACAACACCGGCCCGTGGCAGGGCATGCGTCCGCCGTACGCCAACCCGTCCGCGGTGCCCCAGGGACAGCGTGAGGTTTCGTCGACGTCCCCGGTTCCCTACCGGGACGTCCTGGCAGGGCTTCCGGCGGCGATCGTGTTCCTCGCCGGCGTGTGGCTCGTCGTGTGTTCCTGGCTGATCGACCAGCCCTCCACGGTCCTCGGCGTCGGCTCCGCCGTGCCGGACATCGTGGCCGGTGTGTTGCTCGCCGTGTTCGGTGGCGCGAAGGCGGTGTCGCCGTTTCGGGCGGCGTGGGCGGGCTGGGCCGCGCTGGTCGTGGGTGCCTTGCTGATCATCGCGCCGTTCGCGCTCGACTACCGTGGCGGTGAGGCCGGTGCGGCCATGACCAACGACGTCGTCGTGGGCGCCGTGGTGATGGCGCTGTCGGTCGCCGCGCTCGTGCTCGGCGCGCGATGGGGCAGCCGGGCCAGGGCCACCGAGCAGGAGTCCGCATGACGGAGGCGTGGCCGGCCGGGGACGCGCGGGACGCGGTACTGGCGTGCTTCGACGGCTCCGAAGGCGGCCGCCGGGCCGTGTGGTGGGCCGCGGGGGAGGCCGCCGCCCGGCAACGTCCACTGGTGATCGTGTGGTCGCTGGAATGGGACCCGCCGCGTACCCGGGGGGAGGTGGCGGCGGAGAACCTCGAAGCCCGGGACGTCATCGAGAGCACCCGGCAGGAGCTGGCCCGGGTCGCCGAGGACTGCCGGTCGCTGTACCCGCGACTGACGGTGCTGACGGCCATGCCCGACGGCGCACCGGAGGTCACGGTGACGCAGCTGGCGGACGAGGTCGGGCCTGCCATGGTGGTCGCGGGCGCGTCCGGCCGCGGCGCGCTGTCGCGGATGCTGCTCGGGTCCACGGTGGCCTACTTCGCCAGGTTCCTGCCGCAACCGCT encodes:
- a CDS encoding zinc-dependent alcohol dehydrogenase family protein, translated to MRAAVVDQPGTIRVGDVPDPKPGPRDVVVKVGACGICGTDVHIADGHFPPTPYPIVPGHEFAGEIVELGPDVPGGWAVGDRVAVDPSLFCGHCGPCRAGHGNLCANWGATGDTVDGAFAEYVAVPAATCYRMPDDMTYAQGALVEPVSCAVHGVRRIGVEAGERFLVMGAGTMGLIMQQLLQRAGAHVTVVDRNTDRLLRAKSLGAAAVAGDAAELDGETFDAAVDCTGVVPAIEAAFDRLRRGGRLLVFGVAPEADRVSLSPFRIYNDEITVVGSMAVLHSYGAALDLVASGAVDTDALVTHSLPLERFADALDLMRGGTGLKIQVVPGGE
- a CDS encoding ABC transporter substrate-binding protein produces the protein MLRAPGGRRRRRVPLLLLAVLLTVTGCAGAGALGAGGRSLVIAIVANPQMNDAIALSDRFEREHGVELKFVSLPENQARAKITASTATQGGEFDIVMISNYETPQWAANGWLTDLGPYLEANPDYDADDFIPSIRDSLSYEGSMYAVPFYGESSFLAYRKDLFAAAGLTMPERPTWEQIAEFAAVLDDDEAGIAGICLRGKPGWGESLAPLTTVVNTFGGRWFDENWNAQLTSPEFRAATQFYVDLVREHGEVGASSAGFSECGTRYTQGQAAMWYDATVMAGTNEDPASSKVVGKSGYAPAPVADTEASGWLYTWALAIPASTENADLAWEFLSWMTDKDYVRLVGEELGWNRVPPGCRQSTYDIPEYRQAASAYADATLDGIRHANQDDTMTRPVPYDGIQFVGIPEFQDLGTRVSQQISAAIAGQQTVDEALRQSQSYAETVGESYRETR
- a CDS encoding carbohydrate ABC transporter permease, which translates into the protein MTTTLAEKTTTPPPTPGRPRRRENPWKRRAPLLPALVFTIAVTQVPFLLTVIYSFQSWNLVRPGSQHFVGFDNYVDVLTDSQFRGAMLNTLLLTVVCVFVSMLLGLGLALLLDRAFPGRAIVRTLIITPFLILPAAGALLWKTTMFDPTYGLVNFVFGAEVDWLSEFPLASVMAQIVWQWTPFMTLLILAGLQAQSKEVLEAAQMDGAGRWRTFASVTLPQLARYLQLAALLGAIYIVNSFDAIYLMTQGGPGTASTNLPFYIYQRAFEGFDIGQSSAMGVIVVVLTLVVATFALRLMFRSFDVSGGVK
- a CDS encoding carbohydrate ABC transporter permease; this encodes MKLSRASLTAFTWLVAILFVFPVVWMVVTAFKREADAYTDPPSVVFTPTWEQFAGVVERGFLPYLANSAFVTVLSTVFVLLLGIPAAYALSLAPIKRTENVLGFFLSTKMLPIVAAIIPLYVISQNVRLLDHVWALVILYTAMNLPLAVWMMRSFLLEVPKEMIEAARIDGASLPTLLRRVVLPVVAPGIAATALICVIFAWTEFFYAINLTAARAGTVPVFLSGFITSEGLYWAQLSAAALLASLPVMIIGWIAQKHLVRGLSMGAVK
- a CDS encoding SPW repeat domain-containing protein; this translates as MTRHQLRRRAAPPEEPVHPLAPEDNTGPWQGMRPPYANPSAVPQGQREVSSTSPVPYRDVLAGLPAAIVFLAGVWLVVCSWLIDQPSTVLGVGSAVPDIVAGVLLAVFGGAKAVSPFRAAWAGWAALVVGALLIIAPFALDYRGGEAGAAMTNDVVVGAVVMALSVAALVLGARWGSRARATEQESA